One Archangium violaceum genomic window, GCGAAGCTGGTGGGCGAGTACCGCCGCGTCGACCGGGTGCGCAGCCAGTACATGCGCACCTGCCCCATGCCGAGAGGCGTCCACATCTCCCAGCAGGGCTTCGAACTCGGCAACATCTACCTCGACCAGATCATGGACGGCACCGATCACAAGATCCTCGGGGCGGAGGAGTTGGCGGATGGCACGATCGTCCTGACGTACAAGGGCTTTGATGGCTCCGAGCGGCACCTGTCCATGAAGTACCCCGCGCTCCAGGATGAGGGATACACCTTCGGCTACGCCGGCATCGAAGGTTCGGAGAAGGAGCTGGTCATGCGTTCGAGGGCGGCCCAGCGGCTCCCGGAAGACGAGGAGAGTTGCAACTTCAGCCCCGAGTAGTTTCGGGCCCCGACTCGTCTCGAGACCTCGGAGAGGGTGTCAAGCAACTCGTCCGACAGCGCGCCCCCCACGAGTCGTCTGACACCTGGAGCAGGTACTTCTGTCAGGAATCGGGACTCGCGGCGACGTGCAACCCATCGTGGCATTGGCGGTGGAGCTGCGGGAGCGCGGTCAAGCGCCAGCAGGTTTCGGCCTGCCCCTACTCCGCCTCCTCCTCGCGCGCCAGGCCGTACTTCCTCAACTTGTCGTGCAGGGTGGCGCGGCCGATGTCCAGCAGCCGTGCCGCCTCGCTGCGGTTGCCGTGCGCCTCCTCCAGCGCGGCGACGATGAGGGCCCGCTCGTACGCCTCCACCTTCTCCTTGAGACCCGCTCGCGGACTACCCTCGTGGTGCTCCTGCCCCGGCCCTCCCGGCAGCAGCGACAGGTCCAGCGTCCCGTCCGGGCTCATCGCCACCGCGCTCTCCAGCGCATTCTCCAGCTCGCGCACGTTGCCCGGCCACTTCCACGCCGTCAGCCGCGCCATCAGCTCCGGCGTCACCTGCACCGCCGGCACGTGGAAGCGCTCGGCGAAACGCGTGAGGAAGTGCTTCGCCAGCGCGGCGAGATCCTCCGGCCGCTCCCGCAGCGGCGGCACGTGCAGGTTCACAACCTTCAGCCGGTAGAAGAGATCCTCCCGGAAGCGCCCCTCCTTCACCCGCTGCGCGAGGTCTCGGTGGGTGGCCGCCAGGATGCGCACGTCCACCGGACAGGCCCGGTCCTCCCCCACCGGCCGCACCTCGCCCTCCTGCAGCACGCGCAGCAGTTTGGCCTGGGTGGCCGGGTCCAACTCGCCCACTTCGTCGAGCAGCAGCGTGCCGCCGTCCGCCTCGCGGAACAGGCCCTGCCGCGCGCGCACCGCTCCGGTGAAGGCCCCCCGGGTGTGGCCGAACAGCTCCGCCTCGGCGAGCTCGGGGGTGAGGGCCGCGCAGTTGAAGCGCACGAAGGGCCGGTCCGCCCGGGCGGAGGCGCGAACCAGCGCCTCGGCGATGCGCTCCTTGCCCGTGCCGCTCTCGCCGGTGATGAGGACCGTCACGTCGCGCGGCCCCACCCGCTTCACCAGCAGCGCCAGCCGGCTCATCGCCGGCGAGACGAAGACGAGCGAGCGCAGCAGGTTCACCTCACCCGCAAGCCGCTCGTTCTCCGCCTCCAGCCGAAGGGTGCCCAGCGCCCGGCGCACCACCGCCAGCACGTCATCCACCTCGAAGGGCTTGCGGAAATAGTCCAGCGCGCCGAGCTTCATGGCCTCCACCGCGTGCCGCTCGCTGCCGTGCGCGGTGATGAGGATGACGCGCGGGACGGGCGAGAGCGCGCGCCCCCGACGCAGCAGCTCCATTCCGTCCACCTTCGGCATCCGCAGGTCGCTGATGACCAGGTCCACCGGGGGCTCGGCGGCCAGCCGTTGCAGCGCGGCCTCGCCGTCCCCCACCTCCTCCACCTCGAACCCGTCATCCTCGAGCAGCCCACGCAGCGTGTAGCGCACGCCCGCGTCGTCGTCCGCCACCAGCACTCGCGCCTTCATGCCATCGCCTCCGTCCTCGACTGCTGAGGCGGCAGCTCCGCGGGCAGCACCAGTTCGGCCACGCAGCCGCCGCCCTCGCGCGGGTGGAGCTCCAGTTCGCCGCCGTGCTGCCGCGCCAGCGCTCGCGCCAGGGCCAGCCCCAGCCCGTTGCCCTGGGATTTCGTGGTGACGCCCGGCTCGAAGACACGCCCTCGCACCTCGGGCGCGATCCCCGGCCCCTGGTCGCGCACCTCCACCCGTCCGCCGCCCTCGGGTACAGACAGCACCACCAGCTCCACCGTGCTCCCGCGAGGGGTGGCCTCCAGTGCGTTCTGCACCAGGTTGATGAGCACCTGCGTCACCTTGCGCGGATCGCACCAGACGGCCACCGGCCGCTCGGCGAAGAGGCGCAGACCCACGCCCCGCTCGCCCGCCATGCCCTCGTGCAGCTCCACCACCTGCCGGCACAACCCCTCCAGCGAGGTGCGCTGCTCGTGGAGCGGGAGCAGGGGCCGGGAGAAGTTGAGGAAGCCCTCCAGAATCTCCTGCATCCGGTCCACCTCGCGCCGCAGCACCGCCAGGCGCTCGGCCGGCTTGCCCTCCACGTCCCGCGCTACCATGGCGGCCAGGCCCTTCACGCTGGCCAGCGGATTCTTCAGCTCGTGGGCAATCTCCCCGCTGAGCCGGGTGAGCGTGTCGATGGCCTCGGTGTGGATGCGCAGCGTCTCGTCGCGCGCGGCCAGCGCGTCCTTCACCATGCCCTGGAAGATGCCCCGCAGGATGGAGCCACCGCCGGCGGAATACGCCACCAGCACGCTCAGCACCGTCACGTGGGACAGCAGCAGGGCGTTATTGTGCCCGGCCCGTGCACCGCCCCCGTAGAGCTGCGGCAGCAGGTCCGGCACCACCCCGGTGAAGGAGACCGCGGCCAGCCCCCACAGCGTCGCCACATGCAAGAGCGCGAGAACCCACGCACCTCGAGTGGTGGTGAAGAGGGAGATGAAGAAGCTCACCATGAGCAGCACCGGCGTGAGCGGCCCCTCGAGCCCGCCCGTCACCAGGAGCATGCCCCAATGAATCGGGAGGCCGACGCCGATGACGTAGGTGAACAGGAGTTTCTGGCGCGGCGTGCGGCGCAGGTAGTGGTGAATCTCGATGCCCTCGACCACCACGTAGAGTCCCAGCATCCCCCCGAGCAGCCACTTGCGCCAGACAGCCGGCTCTTGCACGAGGAAATAGAGGAGGATGATGAGGGTCGGCGGCGCCATGTAGATGCGGATGCGCGCCATGCGCATGAATTGGCGGGCGATGGCCTCGCGCTGCACCTGCTCGAGGACGCTCGGTGGCGGGGAGGCGGGGGAGGGGTTCACGGCGTCTCCTCGGTGGGCGGACTCCTTCATCCTACGTCCGAGCTGCAAGCCGGATGCACGCCCTTCGTGCTCCCTCGCCCAGATGGGCCCGCCTGCCCCCACGGGGGCGCTGTTCGGAAACCCGGCACCCCGCCCCCCTGGGAGTGACGGAGGTCCGGACAGCCAGCCCCCTCACCCCGCCTCTTTTCAGGAGGGAGAGGGGCATTGGCATGGGAGGTGCTCATGGGGTCGCCCAGGTCGCCGGCGATGGTGCGCTGGCCAGCCCTCCTGGAGCACTCGATGTGGCCCCTCTTCCGCATTGCCCTTCGCAACGTTGCCCGTAACCGCCGCCGTACCCTCATCACCCTCGCGGCCCTCCTGGTGGGCGTCGGGGCGGCCGTGCTCACCCGCGCCATGATGAACGGGCTGCAGCGGGCCATGGTGACGAACATCACCACCAGCGCCACCGGAGCCCTGCAGGTGCACCGGGCGGGATACCTGGACAACGTCCTCTCCACCCCGCTGACGATGGACTTCGCCATCGACGAGGCCTTCCTCGCACGGGTGCGCGCCGTCGAGGGCGTCAAGGCGGTGTCCCCGCGCATCCAGTTCGCCGGCTCCCTCGGCGCCAACGACGAGAGCCTCTTCCTCGCCGCCACCGCCATGGACCCCACCGCCGAGAGCGCGGTATGCCCCAATCGCGCGAGCACCTTCACACCGGGCTCTCGCTTCGACTCCCCCGACGGCATCCTGCTCGCCGAGACGGTCGCCAACGCGCTCGGCACACAACAGGGCGGCGAGGCGGTGTTCCTCGCCCCGGATCGCGACGGCACCCTCAACGGCGAGCTGGTGCACGTCACCGGCGCCACCCGCTCGGTCATGCCCGACGAGCCGAAGACGGCCGTGGTTCCGCTGGCGCTCGCCCAGCGTCTGCTGCGCATGGAGGGGCGCGCCACCGAGCTCGCCGTGGCGGTGCACCGGCTGGAGGAGGCGCCCCAGGTGGCCGCCCGCCTGCGCGAGGCGCTCGGCCCCGACTACGAGGTCCACACCTGGGACGACATCCTCGTCCAGGTGAAGGAGAACAAGGCGCGCGATGACGCCTCCATGGGCCTCATCGCCGCCGTCTTCCTGGTCCTGATGCTGCTCGGTGTGGCCAACACCCTGTTGATGAGCGCGATCGAGCGCACGCGCGAGATCGGCACCATGATGGCGGTGGGCCTCCGGCGCGGGAAGGTGATGGGCCTCTTCCTCGCGGAGGCGGTGGTCCTGGGCGCGACGGGGAGCACGCTGGGCGCGTTGCTCGGCGCCGGCCTCAGCGCGTGGCTGAACCACCGCGGCATCCTCTTCACCGCCCCCACGATCAGCGTCCCCTTCGACATCCGCCCCTACGTGGACGTGGGCTACCTGGTGCGCATCGTCCTGCTCGCCACCGCCGGCGCGGCCGTCTTCTCCCTCTATCCCGCCTGGCGCGCCAGCCGCCTGCGCCCCGTCGAGGCGCTCGCCGGCCGCTGACCCACCCCTATCCCTGGAGACCCCATGACTCCGCTCCTGATGCTCGCCGTGCGCAACGTGGCCCGCAGCAAGGCCCGAAGCGCCCTCACCACCGGCGCCGTGACCTTCGGCATCCTGATGACGCTGCTGATCGGCGCCTTCATCCACGGCACGCAGCGCTACCTCATCGATGAAACGGTGAAGTCCTCCGTGGGCGCCCTGCAGGTGCACCACAAGGGCTACTTCGAGCAGCGCGACCGCCAGCCGCTCAAGCTGGATCTCGAGGAGGGGGGCGCCCTGGAGGACGCCATGCGCCGCGTCCCCGGCGTGGCCGCCGTCACCCCGCGGCTCGTCTTCTCCGGCCTGGTGAGCAACGGCAGCTCCGCCACCCTCTTCATGGCCCAGGGCATCGACCCGGAGCGCGAGAAGCAGGTGCTGCCGTGGGCCACCCAGCAGGTGCGCGGCACCCGCCTCTCCGCCGATACCCCCCGCAGCGCCCTGATGGGCGGCGAACTGGCCACGGCCCTCGGCGCCGAGCCGGGCGCCACCCTCACCCTGCAGGCCACCACGAAGGGGGGAAAGGAGAACGTCCTGGACGTGGACGTGGCCGGCACGCTGTCGGGCAGCGTGCTCGCCCTGAGCAAGCGCGTCCTCTACGTGCCCCTTCCTTTCGCGCAGGAGCTGCTGCGCATGCGGGGCCGCGCCACCGAGTACGTGGTGGCCGTGGAGGAGGGCGCGGACGTGGACCAGGTGGCCGTTGGCCTGCGTGCGGCGCTCGGTGCGGACTACGAGGTGCGCACCTGGCGCGAGCTGCAGCCCGCCGTGGGCGAGGCCATCCGCATCCAGCGCACCATCCTGCTGTTCATCGGCGCGCTCTTCCTCCTCATCGCCATCTTCGGCGTGGCCAACACGCTGCTGATGAGCGTGCTGGAGCGCACCCGCGAGATTGGAACCATGATGGCGGTGGGCGTGCGGCGCGGGAGGATTGCCCTCCTCTTCGTCCTGGAGGCCGTGGTGCAGGCGCTGTTCGGCGCCGCGCTCGGCGTGGGGGGGGCCTATGGACTGGTGGCCCTCGCGGTGACGAGGGGCGGATTCACCATACCCACCGACAAGACGCAGGCCTTCACGCTGATCCCCGAGGTGGCCGGCTACCAGGTGGCCATCGCGGTGGCGGCCGCCACCGTGGGCGCCTGCCTCGCCGCCGTCTCGCCCGCCCTGCGCGCCGCGCGCCTGCGCCCCGTGGAGGCGCTGCGCGGAGCGTGACGTTTCCCCACCCCGATTTCCCGAGGAACAAAACCATGAAGACCTGTTTGAAACTGCTGTCCCTGCTCGTCCTGCTGCCCCTGGCCGCCAGCGCGGCCACTCCGAGCGCCGAGGAGCTCCTCCAGAAGTACGACGCCATCATGGCGCCCCTCAACTTCGAGGCCACCCTGACGATGGTGGCCCACCGCGATGACGGCTCCACTCGCGCCTACAAGATGCGGATGCTCAAGGCCGGCGACGACAAGGCCCGCGTCTGGTTCCTGGAGCCGGCCGCCGCGCGTGGGCAGGAGATTCTGAGCCAGGGCGACAACGCCTGGCTGTACATGCCCAACCTCAAGCGCTCGGTGCGCATGGCCAGCCGCGACTCCTTCCAGGGCGGTGACTTCAACAACGCCGACGTCCTGCGCACCAACTACGCCCGCGACTACTCCGCCCAGGTGGTGGAGGACCCGTCCATGCCGGAGGCGTACCTGCTCGAGCTCAAGGCGAAGACGGAGGACGCCGGCTACGACCGCATCAAGCTGTGGGTGGCGAAGAAGGACACCCTGCCTCTCAAGGGCGAGTTCTACACCGCGAGCGGCAAGATGCTGCGCGCCGCCGAGTTCCTCGAGGTGAAGAGCTTCGACGGATTCAGGCGCCCCTCGCGCGTGGTGATGAAGAACATGATCGCCATCAAGCGTTTCAGCGAGCTGACCGTCGACTCCTTCGACGCGCGCGTGCAGCCCGCCGCCGGCCGCTTCGTCCTCGACGATCTCGGCCGCTGACCCCTCCGCTCTCGCTCTCCCGGAGTCCCACCATGAACACCCTGCTCACCTTGCTGCTGCTGGCCGCCGTTCCCCAGGAGCCGGAGGCGAAGCTCGAAGCCACCACCACGGGCTATCTGGACACGCGCTTCACCGGGTCGCACGTATCCCCCGCGGGCCTGGTGCCCGCCACCGGAGAGCCCGCGCTGACCCACCTCAGCGAGGGCAACATGCAGGTGAAGCTGCGCTACGGCCCGCGGCTGTCGGCTGGCGCGGACCTGTCCCTCTTCTGGCAGTGGGCGGGCCTCTTCCGCGGCGTGGACACGCAGGGCGAGGAGGTGGCGCTGGCCAAGCAGGACGTGCCGCTCTACCGGCCCTCCGCCGTGGTGAGCGAGCTGTTCGCCGCCTGGGAGGCCGCGCCCCACCTGAACCTCACCCTGGGCAAGAAGCGCGTGGTGTGGGGCAGCGGCATGGCCTTCAACCCCACGGACCTGCTCAACCCGCCCAAGGACCCCACCGACCCGGCCGGGCAGCGCGCGGGCGCGTGGCTCGCGCGGGTGGAGCTGCCCTTCGAGCACTTCAGCGTGTCCCTGGTGGGCGCGGCGAAGGTGCTGCGCCAGTACGCGGGCCTGCCCACCTCGGTGCTCGTCTACCCGGACTACCCCACCGCCGAGGCGGTTCGGAACCCGGCGCTGGACGACCGCGACAAGGAGGCCCACTGGGCCGCGGCCGCGCGCCTCTACGCCCTGGTGGCGGACACGGACGTCACGCTCACCTACCACTTCACCCACCTCTACAACGATGCCTTCCGGGAGAAGAGCCGGGTGGGACTCTCCCTCTCGCGCGTCTTCGACGCCACCGAGGTGCACCTGGAGGCGCTGGTGCAGGCGGGCTCCTCCCAGATGTACGCGGACCCTGCCTGCACGCCGAGCCCCGAGGCGCTCCTCGGGTGCACGCTGTCCGGCACCTCGCCCCTGTCCCGCACACACCTGGACGATCGCGGCGTGCGCGCCAAGGTGCTGGTGGGGGCCCGCTATCTGTTCGAGGACAACGCCACGCTGTCGGCCGAGTACTACTTCAACGGCGAGGGCTACAGCGCCCGCGAGTTCGCCGACTACGTGGGGCTGCTGGGCCAGGGACGGCGGCTGCTGGCGCAGCTCACGCCCGAGCAGGCCGAGGCGCTCACCGCCCGCCTCGGCCCCACCGGCGCCGCCACGGACCCCGGCGCGCCGCAGAAGTTCACCTTCGAGCCGCTGCGCCGCCACTACCTCTTCCTGCAGTACAGCAAGCCCCAGGTGGCGGACGACTTCGTCCTCGGCGCCTCGGCGGTGGTGAACCTCGGAGACCTCTCCGGCCAGCTCATCCCGCAGGTGTCCTGGAGCGCGCGCGAGTGGCTCACCCTCTCCGGCTCCGTCTTCATCCCCCTGCCCGGCGTGAAGTCCCTGGCCGCCGAGGTGGCCGGCGAGCGCATCACCGAAGGAAGCCTCTCCGCCTCCGACTGGCGCGCCCTGCTGAGTGCGCGCCTCTTCTTCTGACCCGCATTCCCCCAAGGAACCAACCATGGCCCTCATTCAACTGAAGAACATCCACAAGGCATACAACCTGGGCAAGACCACCGTCACCGCGCTGCGCGGCGTGGACCTCGAGGTGCAGAGCGGCGAGTTCACCGTGGTAATGGGTCCCTCCGGCTCCGGCAAGACGACGCTGCTCAACATCATCGGACTGCTCGACCGTGCCTCCTCCGGCTCCTACCGGCTGGAGGGCGAGGAGGTGGGGGACCGCGACTTCAACGACCTGGCCGAGCTGCGCAACCGGAAGATCGGCTTCATCTTCCAGGCCTTCAACCTCATCCCCGTGCTGAACGTGCTGGAGAACATCGAGTTCCCCTGCCTCATCGGAGGCGAGTCGAGGCGGACACTGCGCGAGCGCGCCGAGCGCGTGGCCGCGGACGTGGGGTTGTCGCAGTTCCTGCACCACCGCCCGGACGAGCTGTCCGGCGGCCAGAGGCAGCGCGTGGCCATCGCACGGGCACTCGTCACCCAGCCGCAACTGGTGCTCGCCGACGAGCCCACCGCGAACCTGGACTCCGCCACCAGCGAGCAGATTCTGGACCTGATGGAGGAGCTCAACCGCACCCGCCGCGTCACCTTCCTCTTCTCCACGCATGACCCACGGGTGATGCGCCGCGCCCGCCGGGTGGTGCGGATTGCCGATGGGGTGCTGGTGGACGGCACCGCCGAGGCACGGCACGAAACACGGGCGCTGGAGATGGCCTGACCGGGCGAAGCGCAGGCAGGTAGGTGCTCACCTCATCGATGCCGTGCAATTCGCCGCCCCGCGGCGATCGCACCACCACATTCTCGGTGTAGACACAGTTCGGCGATCTCGACGCGGTCGGCTGTCTGGGTGTCAATGGACATGGCATCCTTCCTTATGAACTCTCCAAGCCTTGGAAAGCCAAACAGACACTGCACTCCCACGTCCTACTGCCGGCGAAGGGAGGGCGATTGACGGAGCCGGGGCTGGAGGAGGAGAAGGAGCGCACGCCTCGATTGGACTCTCGCAGGGCTGCTGCGCCGGACGGCAGGACGGAAAGACTCCACTCTGGATGGAGAAGCTCGCTGAGGTATCCGTCTTCGAATAATCGGATAGTCGGATTTTGATAGTCTGTCCTGGTTTTCATGTTAATTCCCGATACGGTCCCTGTGACTGCATCGGAGAACGACACATGAGGAAATCCCCCCGTTTCCTGTCCCTGGCCTTCGCGAGCGCGCTGCTCGCGTCCGGCTGCGGTGGCGAGAGCCCCGACACGCAGCTGGCCGCCGACGAGTTCGCGGCCGGCACCACCACCGACGCGCTGGCGTGCAGCACGCGCATCACCTACGGCGACCGGTGGATTCGCCCCTCGAACCACCCGGCCCAGTACGACATCGCGGCGGACCTGGTGACGTGGGACGGCACCTGCATCAACGAGGGCCCCAACTCGTACGCGGTGCTGTCCAACGGCTGGCGGCCGTACTTCACCGGCAACAACGCCTGTGTCATCGCGCTCGACACGGACTGCGCGGCCCAGTCGTGCGGCACGCGCATCACCTACGGCGCGTCGTGGATACATCCGGCGAACCACCCGGCGCAGCACGACGACGCCGGCGGGCGCGTGTTCTGGGACCGGGGCTGCACGAACCAGTCCCCCAACTCGTACACGGTGCTGTCGAACGAGTGGGCGCCGTACTTCAACGGCTCCAACGCGTGTGCCCTGTCGTTCCGGTACACGGGCTGCGGCGGGCTGTACGTGAATCCGGTGGTGCCCGTGGACTGCGCGGACCCGGGCGTCATCCATGACGGGACGCAGTACGTGGCGGCGTGCACGTCGGGCGGCGCGGCGGATGCGTTCCCCCTGCGCACCTCGCGCGACCTGGTGAACTGGACGTACGCGGGCGTCATCTTCCCGTCCGCGCGCAAGCCCACGTGGGCGACGGGCGACTACTGGGCGCCGGAGATTCACAAGGTGGGGACGCGCTACATCGCGTACTACACGGCGCGGCACACGAACGGGAAGCTGTCCATCGGCGCGGCCACGTCGACGAGCGCGCTCGGGCCCTTCACGGACCTCGGCCGGCCGCTGGTGCACGACACGGGGATGGGGATGATTGACGCCACCTTCTTCCGGGACACGGCGGGCACGCCGTACCTCGTGTGGAAGGCGGACGGCAACGCGGTGGGGCAGCCGACCCCCATCTACGGGCAGCAGCTCTCGGAGGACGGGCTGTCGCTCGTCGGCACGCGCCGGACGCTCATCACCAACAACCTGGGCTGGGAGGGCGGCGTCGTCGAGGCGCCGTGGGTCGTCGCGCGCGGCGGCTACTACTACCTCTTCTACAGCGGTAACGCGTACTACAACAGCACGTACGCCGTGGGCGTCGCCCGCGCCACCAGCCCGCTGGGGCCGTACACGAAGCTGAGCGCGCCCATCCTCAGGACGGGTGGCGGCTGGACGGGCCCCGGCCACAACTCCGTCGTCACCGGGCCGGGCGGCGACACGTACATGGTCTACCACGCGTGGAACAGCGCCCACACCGCGCGCGTGATGCTCGTGGACGCCATCACCTGGCCCAACGGCTGGCCCGCCGTTCCCGAAGGGCCGTCGAACGGCTCGCGGCCCATGCCGTAGTGAGTTGGGAGGAGGGCCACCGGGATGGCTCCGGTGGCCCTTCAGAAGTAGCCGCCCAGGCCGAACACGGCGCGGTCGTTGACGAACCCCAAGATCCTCCGGCACCCCATCGCACGCCGACCCTTCATTCCCCGTCGAGCACGAGCGCGCCCAGGTCCAGGTCCACCTCCTCCCGGACGGCCACGGAGCGGCGCAGCCGACGGGGGCCGCCGCGCACGTCGACGTCGTCCGCGGCGATCAGCTCGAATGTGCTCCGCGCATTGGGACGCCTGACGTCCCAACGAGCATTGATCGCCGCATGACCGGCGAGCAAACTTCCGCGCTTCGTCATGCCCGAACAAGATAGAACCCTTCCGCCATTCGCCTCGCGACCTCCCTCGGGGCGCAGACTGGACGGAGCCTTTTCAGAATGATCCTCCGCAACGTCACGGATGAGGACCTTCCCATCTTCTTCGAACACCAGCGCGACCCAGAAGCGCTGCGCATGGCCGCATTTCCATCGCGGGAGCGCGACGCGTTCATGACCCACTGGCGCACAAAGGTTCTCCGCCCTGAAAACGTCACCCGCACCATCGTTATGGGCCGCGTGGTCGTTGGGTACATCGGCAGTTGGGAACAGGATGCCAAGCGCCTCGTCGGCTATTGGATTGGTCGCGAGCATTGGGGCAAAGGCATCGCCACTCGGGCCCTCTCTGGGTTTCTCGTGCTCGAGCCCGCCCGGCCGCTTCATGCGTGGGTCGCTCTCCACAACCTCGCGTCGATCCGCGTCCTCGAGAAGTGTGGCTTCCAGACCATGATCAACGAGAACCCGCATCACCCGGGTGGAGTTGCCGAAGTCCTCATGAGGCTTGGTTCGACGTAGTGAGTGTGGCTCGCGCTACGCCCATCCGGGCCGCCGAGGGCGATGCACACCGGGTACTCCGTGCCCTCCGGGAGCACGACTTCCGAGGCGAACTTGAACCCGTGCTCGAATTGACTTCGTCAGTCACGTCGTCTTCGGGGACGAGCCGAGGTCAGGTCCGCTCGGCAAGACGGTTCAAGGTGTCCATGTCCCCAGCGCTCAGGGTGAGCGCGGCACTTGCGAGGTTCTCCCTGAGGTGTGTGACCGACGACGTGCCTGGGATGAGAAGCACATTGGGGGACCGGTGCAGGAGCCAGGCCAGCGCAACCTGCATGGGTGTCGCGCCCAGCCGCGTGGCCACGTCGTTCAGCGCGCTCGACTGCAGCGGCGTGAACCCGCCCAGCGGGAAGTACGGCACGTAGGCCGTACCCCTGGCCGCGAGCTCGTCGATCAGGGCGTCGTCACGCCGGTGCGTCAGATTGTAGTGGTTCTGCACGCAGACGATCTCGGCGATCTTACGACCCTCGGCGACCTGCGCCGGCGT contains:
- a CDS encoding sigma-54-dependent transcriptional regulator, encoding MKARVLVADDDAGVRYTLRGLLEDDGFEVEEVGDGEAALQRLAAEPPVDLVISDLRMPKVDGMELLRRGRALSPVPRVILITAHGSERHAVEAMKLGALDYFRKPFEVDDVLAVVRRALGTLRLEAENERLAGEVNLLRSLVFVSPAMSRLALLVKRVGPRDVTVLITGESGTGKERIAEALVRASARADRPFVRFNCAALTPELAEAELFGHTRGAFTGAVRARQGLFREADGGTLLLDEVGELDPATQAKLLRVLQEGEVRPVGEDRACPVDVRILAATHRDLAQRVKEGRFREDLFYRLKVVNLHVPPLRERPEDLAALAKHFLTRFAERFHVPAVQVTPELMARLTAWKWPGNVRELENALESAVAMSPDGTLDLSLLPGGPGQEHHEGSPRAGLKEKVEAYERALIVAALEEAHGNRSEAARLLDIGRATLHDKLRKYGLAREEEAE
- a CDS encoding sensor histidine kinase — its product is MNPSPASPPPSVLEQVQREAIARQFMRMARIRIYMAPPTLIILLYFLVQEPAVWRKWLLGGMLGLYVVVEGIEIHHYLRRTPRQKLLFTYVIGVGLPIHWGMLLVTGGLEGPLTPVLLMVSFFISLFTTTRGAWVLALLHVATLWGLAAVSFTGVVPDLLPQLYGGGARAGHNNALLLSHVTVLSVLVAYSAGGGSILRGIFQGMVKDALAARDETLRIHTEAIDTLTRLSGEIAHELKNPLASVKGLAAMVARDVEGKPAERLAVLRREVDRMQEILEGFLNFSRPLLPLHEQRTSLEGLCRQVVELHEGMAGERGVGLRLFAERPVAVWCDPRKVTQVLINLVQNALEATPRGSTVELVVLSVPEGGGRVEVRDQGPGIAPEVRGRVFEPGVTTKSQGNGLGLALARALARQHGGELELHPREGGGCVAELVLPAELPPQQSRTEAMA
- a CDS encoding outer membrane lipoprotein-sorting protein — translated: MKTCLKLLSLLVLLPLAASAATPSAEELLQKYDAIMAPLNFEATLTMVAHRDDGSTRAYKMRMLKAGDDKARVWFLEPAAARGQEILSQGDNAWLYMPNLKRSVRMASRDSFQGGDFNNADVLRTNYARDYSAQVVEDPSMPEAYLLELKAKTEDAGYDRIKLWVAKKDTLPLKGEFYTASGKMLRAAEFLEVKSFDGFRRPSRVVMKNMIAIKRFSELTVDSFDARVQPAAGRFVLDDLGR
- a CDS encoding GNAT family N-acetyltransferase; amino-acid sequence: MILRNVTDEDLPIFFEHQRDPEALRMAAFPSRERDAFMTHWRTKVLRPENVTRTIVMGRVVVGYIGSWEQDAKRLVGYWIGREHWGKGIATRALSGFLVLEPARPLHAWVALHNLASIRVLEKCGFQTMINENPHHPGGVAEVLMRLGST
- a CDS encoding ABC transporter permease, coding for MTPLLMLAVRNVARSKARSALTTGAVTFGILMTLLIGAFIHGTQRYLIDETVKSSVGALQVHHKGYFEQRDRQPLKLDLEEGGALEDAMRRVPGVAAVTPRLVFSGLVSNGSSATLFMAQGIDPEREKQVLPWATQQVRGTRLSADTPRSALMGGELATALGAEPGATLTLQATTKGGKENVLDVDVAGTLSGSVLALSKRVLYVPLPFAQELLRMRGRATEYVVAVEEGADVDQVAVGLRAALGADYEVRTWRELQPAVGEAIRIQRTILLFIGALFLLIAIFGVANTLLMSVLERTREIGTMMAVGVRRGRIALLFVLEAVVQALFGAALGVGGAYGLVALAVTRGGFTIPTDKTQAFTLIPEVAGYQVAIAVAAATVGACLAAVSPALRAARLRPVEALRGA
- a CDS encoding ABC transporter permease, which encodes MGSPRSPAMVRWPALLEHSMWPLFRIALRNVARNRRRTLITLAALLVGVGAAVLTRAMMNGLQRAMVTNITTSATGALQVHRAGYLDNVLSTPLTMDFAIDEAFLARVRAVEGVKAVSPRIQFAGSLGANDESLFLAATAMDPTAESAVCPNRASTFTPGSRFDSPDGILLAETVANALGTQQGGEAVFLAPDRDGTLNGELVHVTGATRSVMPDEPKTAVVPLALAQRLLRMEGRATELAVAVHRLEEAPQVAARLREALGPDYEVHTWDDILVQVKENKARDDASMGLIAAVFLVLMLLGVANTLLMSAIERTREIGTMMAVGLRRGKVMGLFLAEAVVLGATGSTLGALLGAGLSAWLNHRGILFTAPTISVPFDIRPYVDVGYLVRIVLLATAGAAVFSLYPAWRASRLRPVEALAGR
- a CDS encoding ABC transporter ATP-binding protein, coding for MALIQLKNIHKAYNLGKTTVTALRGVDLEVQSGEFTVVMGPSGSGKTTLLNIIGLLDRASSGSYRLEGEEVGDRDFNDLAELRNRKIGFIFQAFNLIPVLNVLENIEFPCLIGGESRRTLRERAERVAADVGLSQFLHHRPDELSGGQRQRVAIARALVTQPQLVLADEPTANLDSATSEQILDLMEELNRTRRVTFLFSTHDPRVMRRARRVVRIADGVLVDGTAEARHETRALEMA
- a CDS encoding glycoside hydrolase family 43 protein, translated to MRKSPRFLSLAFASALLASGCGGESPDTQLAADEFAAGTTTDALACSTRITYGDRWIRPSNHPAQYDIAADLVTWDGTCINEGPNSYAVLSNGWRPYFTGNNACVIALDTDCAAQSCGTRITYGASWIHPANHPAQHDDAGGRVFWDRGCTNQSPNSYTVLSNEWAPYFNGSNACALSFRYTGCGGLYVNPVVPVDCADPGVIHDGTQYVAACTSGGAADAFPLRTSRDLVNWTYAGVIFPSARKPTWATGDYWAPEIHKVGTRYIAYYTARHTNGKLSIGAATSTSALGPFTDLGRPLVHDTGMGMIDATFFRDTAGTPYLVWKADGNAVGQPTPIYGQQLSEDGLSLVGTRRTLITNNLGWEGGVVEAPWVVARGGYYYLFYSGNAYYNSTYAVGVARATSPLGPYTKLSAPILRTGGGWTGPGHNSVVTGPGGDTYMVYHAWNSAHTARVMLVDAITWPNGWPAVPEGPSNGSRPMP